CGTGCGCACCGCCTGCTTCTTCGCGCTTTGCTCCGGTGCGCCCGCGACTGTGAACAGACGCACCGCTTCGTCGAGCACGTCGGCCTGTTCCGCGAGACGCTGCGCCGTCGCCGCGGCCTGCTCGACCAGCGCGGCGTTCTGCTGCGTCGCGCTGTCCAGATGCGACACGGCCTGATTGACCTGGCTGATGCCGTCGGCCTGTTCGCTGCTCGCGTTCGCCACCTCGACGATCAATGACGACACGCGCTGCACGGCCTGATCGATCACGGCCATCTGCGCCGTCGTGCGTCCGACGAGTTCGGTGCCTTGTGCCACCTCGTTCACCGTCGTGTCGACCACCTGCTTGATTTCCTTCGCCGACGCCGCGCAGCGCTGCGCGAGCATCCGCACTTCGCCCGCGACCACGGCAAACGAGCGGCCCGCTTCGCCCGCGCGCGCCGCTTCGACGGCAGCGTTGAGCGCGAGAATATTCGTCTGGAACGCGATGCCGTCGATCACGCCCGTGATATCGGCGATCCGCTTCGACGCTTCCGTGATGCCCGCCATCGTCTGTTCGACCTGCTGCGCGACCTTGCCGCCTGTCTCCGCCGCCGATTGCGCATCGCGAACCAGATCGAGCGCACGCACCGATGCGTCGGCGTTGGCCTGCACGGTGGTCGTCAGCTGCTCCATCGTCGCCGCCGTTTCTTCCAGCGATGCCGCCTGCATCTCCGTGCGGCGTGCGAGATCCATGTTCCCCGACGAAATTTCGTGCGCGGCATCGAGCATTCCGCCGATCTGCGCGCGTACGTCGAACACGATCGCGGCGAGATTCGCCTTCAGCTGGTTGAGCGCCTGCAGCACGTCGCCGAGATCGTCGTGACGCGCGATGGCGAGATCGGCGGTCAGATCGCCCGCGGCCATGCGCGTGGCGAACGACGACATCGCATCGACCGGCTGGCCGAGATGGCGCGACAGCAGCTGCGCGGCGGCCACGCTGGTTGCGGCCGTCACGCCGAACGCAATCCAGAACGGCAGCGGCGGCGTGCCGCCCCAAGCCGCGAGGCCCGCCGCCAGCAATACGACGGGCGCGACCATATAGCCGATCGTCGCACGCATCGCGACGGGCAGGCGCATCAGCACGCCGAGCTTGCCCAGCAGACCCGTGCGCACCACGACGCCCTGGTGCAACCGCACGCCGCGCGCGTCGCCTGTTCGCATCTTCGCGTACAGCGCTTCGGCGGCGCGTACCTGCTCGCGATCCGGCTTGACGCGCACGCTCAGATAGCCGACGGGCGTGCCGTTCTCGACGACGGGCGTGACGCTCGCG
This genomic interval from Paraburkholderia sabiae contains the following:
- a CDS encoding methyl-accepting chemotaxis protein, with product MRNNQPVTQNEYDYPSSQMLVSATDLKGKIQYCNPAFIAVSGYTRDELIGKPHNLIRHPDMPAEAFADMWTTIRAGRPWSALVKNRRKNGDHYWVRASVTPVVENGTPVGYLSVRVKPDREQVRAAEALYAKMRTGDARGVRLHQGVVVRTGLLGKLGVLMRLPVAMRATIGYMVAPVVLLAAGLAAWGGTPPLPFWIAFGVTAATSVAAAQLLSRHLGQPVDAMSSFATRMAAGDLTADLAIARHDDLGDVLQALNQLKANLAAIVFDVRAQIGGMLDAAHEISSGNMDLARRTEMQAASLEETAATMEQLTTTVQANADASVRALDLVRDAQSAAETGGKVAQQVEQTMAGITEASKRIADITGVIDGIAFQTNILALNAAVEAARAGEAGRSFAVVAGEVRMLAQRCAASAKEIKQVVDTTVNEVAQGTELVGRTTAQMAVIDQAVQRVSSLIVEVANASSEQADGISQVNQAVSHLDSATQQNAALVEQAAATAQRLAEQADVLDEAVRLFTVAGAPEQSAKKQAVRTATTLRNPAVPARAVHAAVEEEDALV